The following are from one region of the Flavimobilis soli genome:
- a CDS encoding aminotransferase class I/II-fold pyridoxal phosphate-dependent enzyme, with translation MSTAFESMSPDELAAERARLTAAYADLKAKNLSLDLTRGKPAPAQLDLSNEMLTLPGEDFRDGTGLDTRNYGGTQGLTELRTIFSELLSIPVENLVAGNNASLEIMHDLIVFATLYGTPDSPRPWGKEEKVRWLAPVPGYDRHFAITEHLGFEMIPVPLNEDGPDVEAVTRLVAQDPTIKGMWTVPTYSNPTGAVFSEEVTRALLRMPTAAPDFRIVWDNAYAVHTLVEEGAPALPIVDLAAQEGNPNRVWAVASTSKITFAGAGVSFFGSSAENMAWYQKHYSIKAIGPDKVNHLRHVRFFKDAAGVRAHMAKHREILAPKFDAVLEILEQRLGGKGIATWTRPEGGYFISLDVVPGTAKRVVELAKEAGISLTAAGSAFPYGKDPEDKNIRLAPSFPSLDDVKACMDGVATCVLLAAAEAA, from the coding sequence ATGTCCACAGCGTTCGAGTCCATGAGCCCCGACGAGCTGGCCGCGGAGCGCGCGCGCCTCACGGCCGCGTACGCGGACCTGAAGGCGAAGAACCTCAGCCTGGACCTCACGCGCGGCAAGCCCGCGCCGGCGCAGCTCGACCTCTCGAACGAGATGCTCACCCTGCCGGGCGAGGACTTCCGCGACGGCACCGGCCTCGACACGCGCAACTACGGTGGCACGCAGGGGCTCACCGAGCTGCGGACGATCTTCTCCGAGCTGCTGTCGATCCCCGTCGAGAACCTCGTCGCGGGCAACAACGCGAGCCTCGAGATCATGCACGACCTCATCGTGTTCGCGACCCTCTACGGCACGCCCGACTCCCCGCGCCCCTGGGGCAAGGAGGAGAAGGTCCGCTGGCTCGCGCCCGTGCCCGGCTACGACCGCCACTTCGCGATCACCGAGCACCTCGGCTTCGAGATGATCCCGGTCCCGCTGAACGAGGACGGGCCCGACGTCGAGGCCGTCACGAGGCTCGTCGCGCAGGACCCGACGATCAAGGGCATGTGGACCGTGCCGACGTACTCGAACCCGACGGGCGCCGTCTTCTCGGAGGAGGTCACGCGCGCGCTCCTGCGGATGCCGACGGCCGCCCCCGACTTCCGCATCGTCTGGGACAACGCCTACGCCGTGCACACGCTCGTCGAGGAGGGCGCCCCGGCGCTGCCGATCGTCGACCTCGCGGCGCAGGAGGGCAACCCGAACCGCGTGTGGGCGGTCGCGTCGACCTCGAAGATCACCTTCGCCGGCGCGGGCGTGAGCTTCTTCGGCAGCTCCGCCGAGAACATGGCCTGGTACCAGAAGCACTACTCGATCAAGGCGATCGGCCCGGACAAGGTCAACCACCTGCGCCACGTCCGCTTCTTCAAGGACGCCGCCGGCGTGCGCGCCCACATGGCGAAGCACCGCGAGATCCTCGCCCCGAAGTTCGACGCCGTCCTCGAGATCCTCGAGCAGCGTCTCGGCGGCAAGGGCATCGCCACGTGGACGCGCCCGGAGGGCGGCTACTTCATCAGCCTCGACGTCGTGCCCGGCACCGCGAAGCGCGTCGTCGAGCTTGCGAAGGAGGCGGGGATCTCGCTCACCGCGGCCGGCTCCGCGTTCCCGTATGGCAAGGACCCGGAGGACAAGAACATCCGCCTCGCCCCGAGCTTCCCGTCGCTCGACGACGTCAAGGCGTGCATGGACGGCGTCGCGACGTGCGTCCTGCTCGCGGCGGCCGAGGCAGCCTGA
- a CDS encoding RNA polymerase sigma factor, translating to MDGWEQALDALVRQRRRALTAYAFLLCSDLREAEDLVQDALVSVFGGRRLPHEVDALEAYVRRAIRNTYIDGFRRRRHWATLRHLVVTPDVQPPTGESTPDTVPVRIDVQRALSALGPRERACVVLRFYEDMTVAQIAAELSLAVGTVKRYLSDAVSRLEGMVGPLPAAHLDDLDAITIGGVR from the coding sequence ATGGACGGCTGGGAGCAGGCACTCGACGCGCTCGTGCGGCAACGCCGCAGAGCGCTCACGGCATATGCCTTCCTGCTCTGCTCCGACCTCCGCGAGGCGGAGGACCTCGTCCAGGACGCGCTCGTCTCCGTGTTCGGGGGCCGACGCCTCCCCCACGAGGTCGACGCGCTCGAGGCGTACGTGCGGCGGGCGATCCGCAACACGTACATCGACGGGTTCCGCCGCCGCCGGCACTGGGCGACTCTCCGGCACCTCGTGGTGACACCCGACGTACAGCCGCCGACAGGCGAGTCCACCCCCGACACCGTCCCGGTGCGGATCGACGTCCAGCGTGCGCTCAGCGCACTGGGCCCACGCGAGCGGGCGTGCGTCGTCCTCAGGTTCTACGAGGACATGACGGTCGCGCAGATCGCCGCCGAGCTCTCGCTCGCGGTCGGGACCGTCAAGCGCTATCTCTCCGACGCTGTCTCCCGGCTCGAGGGGATGGTGGGCCCGCTGCCCGCCGCCCACCTCGACGACCTCGACGCGATCACCATCGGAGGTGTGCGATGA
- a CDS encoding RNA polymerase sigma factor: MTGWEEALEDLVRTRTSALVSSAFLLTGDLAEAEDLVQDALIAAYTRRRGPDDVRSAEAYVRRTIRNTFLDGFRRRKRWATVRHLHVAPESQPPSDVATVDHVPARLDAQRALALLSPRERACVVLRFYEDMTVPQIASELSLSLGSVKRYLHDAVARLEQHLGPLADAHLDDLDDAAPGGTR, translated from the coding sequence ATGACCGGCTGGGAAGAGGCGCTCGAAGACCTCGTGCGGACCCGGACGTCCGCCCTCGTCTCCTCGGCGTTCCTCCTCACCGGGGACCTCGCCGAGGCCGAGGACCTCGTCCAGGACGCGCTCATCGCCGCCTACACGCGGCGTCGAGGGCCCGACGACGTGCGCAGCGCCGAGGCGTACGTGCGCCGCACGATCCGCAACACGTTCCTCGACGGCTTCCGCCGTCGCAAGCGCTGGGCGACCGTGCGCCACCTGCACGTCGCACCCGAGTCGCAGCCGCCGTCGGACGTCGCGACGGTCGACCACGTCCCCGCACGGCTCGACGCGCAGCGCGCCCTCGCGCTGCTGTCGCCGCGCGAGCGGGCGTGCGTCGTACTGCGCTTCTACGAGGACATGACCGTCCCGCAGATCGCCTCCGAGCTCTCGCTGAGCCTCGGCAGCGTGAAGCGCTACCTGCACGACGCCGTCGCCCGGCTCGAGCAGCACCTGGGCCCGCTCGCGGACGCCCACCTCGACGACCTGGACGACGCAGCCCCCGGAGGCACCCGATGA
- a CDS encoding sodium-translocating pyrophosphatase: MQLGSASLTIVTVIAVVAILALVVAVVLRRQVLAAGEGTPRMQEIARAIQEGASAYLNRQFRTLLLFAVIVFGLLFLLPGDAGVRIGRSVAFLFGAGFSAAIGYLGMWLAVRANLRVAAAAQVTGTVDSRRGEGARIAFRTGGVVGMSVVGLGLLGACAVVLVYRADAPAVLEGFGFGAALLAMFMRVGGGIFTKAADVGADLVGKVEQNIPEDDPRNAATIADNVGDNVGDCAGMAADLFESYAVMLVAALILGKAVFGEQGLVFPLIVTAVGALVAVLGVAITRVRPGESGLRAIYRGFYVSALVGAVLAGLAAFLYLPSSFGAIEGVAADLAGKTGDPRLMTSGAVVIGVLLAGIILWVTGYFTGTTSKPTLHVARTSQTGAATVVLSGIGVGFESAVYTAGIIAAAICGAFLIAGGSVWLALFLIALAGCGLLTTVGVIVAMDTFGPVSDNAQGIAEMSGDVDAEGAQILTDLDAVGNTTKAITKGIAIATAVLAATALFGSYADAVATALRDVANPVGEDGIVAALLSYQIISPITLVGVILGGATVFLFSGLAIDAVTRAAGAIVFEVRRQFRHHPGIMTGEERPEYGRVVDICTRDSLRELATPGLLAAFAPIAVGFGLGVGPLAGFLAGAIGAGVLMAVFLANSGGAWDNAKKIVEDGAYGGKNSPAHAAVVIGDTVGDPFKDTAGPAINPLIKVMNLVSVLIAPAVVAMSVPADANHVLRVAVATVAALVAMGAVVWSRLRAANVDEQGELEHDMGLPG; this comes from the coding sequence ATGCAGCTAGGAAGCGCCAGCCTGACCATCGTCACCGTGATCGCCGTCGTCGCGATCCTCGCGCTCGTCGTGGCGGTGGTGCTCAGACGGCAGGTCCTCGCCGCGGGCGAGGGCACACCGCGGATGCAGGAGATCGCCCGAGCGATCCAGGAAGGCGCCTCGGCCTACCTCAACCGTCAGTTCCGCACGCTCCTGCTCTTCGCGGTGATCGTGTTCGGCCTGCTCTTCCTGCTGCCCGGCGACGCCGGCGTGCGGATCGGGCGGTCCGTCGCGTTCCTGTTCGGCGCGGGCTTCTCCGCAGCGATCGGCTACCTCGGCATGTGGCTCGCCGTCCGCGCGAACCTGCGCGTCGCGGCGGCTGCCCAGGTGACCGGCACGGTCGACTCCCGCCGCGGTGAGGGCGCGCGCATCGCGTTCCGCACGGGCGGCGTCGTCGGCATGAGCGTCGTCGGGCTCGGCCTGCTCGGCGCGTGCGCCGTCGTGCTCGTCTACCGCGCGGACGCGCCCGCCGTGCTCGAGGGCTTCGGCTTCGGGGCCGCGCTGCTCGCCATGTTCATGCGCGTCGGCGGCGGCATCTTCACGAAGGCGGCCGACGTCGGCGCCGACCTCGTCGGCAAGGTCGAGCAGAACATCCCTGAGGACGACCCGCGCAACGCCGCGACGATCGCCGACAACGTCGGCGACAACGTCGGAGACTGCGCGGGCATGGCTGCCGACCTCTTCGAGTCGTACGCGGTGATGCTCGTCGCGGCGCTCATCCTCGGCAAGGCCGTCTTCGGGGAGCAGGGCCTCGTGTTCCCGCTGATCGTCACGGCCGTCGGCGCGCTCGTCGCGGTGCTCGGCGTCGCGATCACACGCGTGCGTCCGGGCGAGAGCGGGCTGCGTGCGATCTACCGAGGCTTCTACGTCTCCGCGCTCGTGGGCGCGGTCCTCGCCGGTCTCGCGGCGTTCCTCTACCTGCCGTCGAGCTTCGGTGCGATCGAGGGAGTCGCCGCCGACCTCGCGGGCAAGACGGGCGACCCGCGTCTGATGACGTCGGGCGCCGTCGTCATCGGCGTGCTGCTCGCCGGCATCATCCTGTGGGTCACGGGCTACTTCACGGGCACGACGTCGAAGCCCACGCTGCACGTCGCCCGCACCTCCCAGACCGGTGCGGCGACCGTCGTGCTCTCCGGCATCGGCGTCGGCTTCGAGTCGGCCGTGTACACGGCGGGCATCATCGCGGCCGCGATCTGCGGCGCGTTCCTCATCGCGGGCGGCTCCGTGTGGCTCGCGCTGTTCCTCATCGCGCTCGCGGGCTGCGGTCTGCTCACGACGGTCGGCGTCATCGTCGCGATGGACACGTTCGGCCCCGTCTCCGACAACGCTCAGGGCATCGCCGAGATGAGCGGCGACGTCGACGCCGAGGGCGCGCAGATCCTCACGGACCTCGACGCGGTCGGCAACACCACGAAGGCGATCACGAAGGGCATCGCGATCGCGACCGCCGTGCTCGCGGCGACCGCGCTCTTCGGCTCGTACGCCGACGCGGTCGCAACGGCGCTGCGCGACGTCGCGAACCCGGTCGGGGAGGACGGCATCGTCGCCGCTCTCCTGAGCTACCAGATCATCTCGCCGATCACGCTCGTCGGCGTGATCCTCGGAGGTGCGACCGTCTTCCTGTTCTCGGGTCTCGCGATCGACGCCGTGACCCGCGCCGCGGGCGCGATCGTCTTCGAGGTGCGTCGCCAGTTCCGCCACCACCCGGGGATCATGACGGGCGAGGAGCGCCCGGAGTACGGCCGCGTCGTCGACATCTGCACGCGCGACTCGCTGCGAGAGCTCGCGACGCCCGGCCTGCTCGCGGCGTTCGCACCGATCGCGGTCGGCTTCGGCCTCGGCGTCGGCCCGCTCGCGGGCTTCCTCGCGGGAGCGATCGGCGCGGGCGTCCTGATGGCCGTGTTCCTCGCGAACTCGGGCGGTGCGTGGGACAACGCGAAGAAGATCGTCGAGGACGGCGCGTACGGCGGGAAGAACTCTCCCGCGCACGCGGCCGTCGTCATCGGTGACACGGTCGGCGACCCCTTCAAGGACACGGCCGGTCCCGCGATCAACCCGCTCATCAAGGTC